One bacterium BMS3Abin11 genomic region harbors:
- the ccmE gene encoding cytochrome c-type biogenesis protein CcmE: MKARKKRFIVILVGLGALGLASWLVFNALGNNMSYFYSPTEVVQKKAPENHLFRLGGMVVKGSIQRGQELTVRFAVTDTANVVNVEYTGILPDLFDEEQGVIAQGKLNSMGVFIASEVLAKHDEKYMPPEVADALEKAGNMKTDVPAAELQNDS; this comes from the coding sequence ATGAAAGCCAGGAAAAAAAGATTTATAGTTATACTTGTAGGTTTAGGGGCATTAGGACTCGCTTCCTGGCTGGTTTTTAACGCCCTGGGAAATAATATGTCGTATTTCTATTCCCCCACTGAGGTGGTGCAGAAAAAAGCGCCCGAAAATCATCTGTTCAGACTGGGAGGTATGGTCGTAAAAGGCAGTATACAGCGTGGTCAGGAGCTTACAGTGCGCTTTGCCGTCACCGATACTGCGAATGTTGTCAATGTCGAGTACACAGGAATTCTGCCGGATCTGTTTGATGAAGAACAGGGTGTCATCGCGCAGGGGAAACTCAATAGCATGGGTGTTTTTATTGCCTCTGAGGTGCTTGCCAAGCATGACGAGAAATATATGCCGCCTGAAGTCGCGGATGCACTGGAAAAGGCCGGCAATATGAAGACTGACGTGCCAGCTGCGGAGTTGCAAAATGATTCCTGA
- a CDS encoding heme exporter protein D yields MKEFLNMGGYALYVWGSFGMTALLMLVEPLLVHSRRKTTLRRVSRLVRSKSAQSLKNPSANI; encoded by the coding sequence ATGAAAGAATTCCTAAACATGGGTGGTTATGCCCTGTATGTATGGGGCTCATTTGGTATGACAGCCCTGCTGATGCTTGTTGAGCCTCTACTTGTTCACAGTAGACGCAAAACGACATTACGACGTGTGTCACGACTTGTTCGTAGTAAATCGGCGCAGTCATTAAAAAATCCATCGGCAAATATATAA
- the ccmF gene encoding cytochrome c-type biogenesis protein CcmF — protein MIPEIGQFALILGMVFALVQTVVPLAGAHFGIASWVAVAKPAARVQLLFVAISFIALSWSFLTHDFSVKYVAVNSNTALPTFYLLSAVWGAHEGSLVLWALVLSLWTTSVTVFSRSIPPVVLARVLGVMGFVSVGFILFILVTSNPFERLIPAAMEGRDLNPLLQDIGLIFHPPLLYMGYVGFVVPFSFAIAAMLGGHLDAAWARWSRPWTHVAWVFLTLGILLGSWWAYYELGWGGWWFWDPVENSSFIPWLVGTALMHSLAVTEKRGTFKAWTVLLAIFTFSLSLLGTFLVRSGVLTSVHAFASDPTRGTFILVFLAVVVGGSLLIYSWRASQIRSHVHFDLVSRETGLLLNNVFLVVAAISILLGTLYPLIVDALGIGKISVGPPYFNSVFLPLMVPMAILLGIGPLLRWKRDSFSRIWPKIWLIAVISLVVGPLIPLLAMGPYEIRATFGMMLAIWVLGATLKSLFEQTRGRGFATVSRSFWGMILGHIGVAVFIVGITLTSVYSTEKDLRLDPGDSYELAGFKFRFDGTTKIIGKNYSGTKAKLTVTKNGKYIATMEPEKRNYRVQKQPLTEAAIDAGLFRDLFVALGEPLGSKGAWSVRIYHKPFLRWIWLGALIMALGGLFAASDRRYRKLAGRAKKQRAVTIEAVS, from the coding sequence ATGATTCCTGAAATTGGGCAGTTTGCACTTATCCTGGGGATGGTGTTTGCACTGGTACAGACGGTTGTTCCACTCGCCGGAGCGCATTTCGGTATTGCCAGTTGGGTGGCTGTGGCAAAACCGGCAGCACGGGTGCAGTTGTTGTTTGTCGCCATTTCTTTTATCGCGCTGAGCTGGAGTTTTCTGACCCATGACTTTTCGGTCAAATACGTTGCAGTGAATTCCAATACAGCCTTGCCCACCTTCTATCTGCTTTCGGCCGTATGGGGTGCCCATGAGGGTTCATTAGTGCTCTGGGCACTGGTGCTTTCCCTTTGGACAACCAGTGTTACTGTGTTCAGCCGCAGCATTCCACCAGTGGTGCTGGCTCGGGTGCTGGGGGTAATGGGCTTTGTCAGTGTCGGTTTTATCCTTTTCATTCTGGTGACCTCCAATCCTTTTGAAAGGCTAATACCGGCTGCTATGGAAGGTCGTGATCTGAATCCTCTGCTGCAGGATATCGGTCTGATCTTTCACCCGCCTCTGTTGTACATGGGCTATGTCGGTTTTGTTGTCCCGTTTTCATTTGCCATTGCCGCCATGTTAGGGGGGCATCTTGATGCCGCATGGGCGCGCTGGTCACGTCCCTGGACCCATGTTGCCTGGGTTTTCCTTACCCTCGGTATCCTGCTGGGTTCATGGTGGGCCTATTATGAGCTGGGCTGGGGTGGCTGGTGGTTCTGGGATCCTGTCGAAAACTCCTCCTTTATACCGTGGCTGGTGGGTACGGCACTGATGCACTCACTTGCAGTGACGGAAAAGCGCGGGACCTTTAAGGCATGGACGGTGTTGCTGGCAATCTTTACCTTTTCGCTTAGCCTGCTTGGCACCTTTCTGGTTCGATCCGGTGTCCTGACATCGGTGCATGCCTTTGCATCTGATCCCACACGTGGCACATTTATTCTCGTCTTTCTCGCTGTGGTCGTTGGCGGTTCGCTTTTAATCTATTCATGGCGTGCCTCGCAAATACGAAGCCATGTCCATTTTGATCTTGTATCGCGTGAGACAGGACTTCTGCTGAACAACGTTTTTCTGGTAGTGGCGGCAATCAGCATACTACTTGGTACCCTCTATCCATTAATAGTGGATGCCCTGGGTATAGGCAAGATTTCAGTTGGCCCACCCTATTTCAATAGTGTATTTCTTCCCCTGATGGTTCCTATGGCAATCTTGCTCGGTATTGGTCCGTTATTGCGCTGGAAGCGCGATTCATTCAGTCGTATATGGCCAAAGATCTGGCTGATCGCAGTTATTAGCCTGGTTGTTGGGCCACTGATTCCATTGCTGGCAATGGGTCCCTATGAAATCCGGGCAACTTTCGGCATGATGCTGGCGATATGGGTGCTGGGCGCTACTCTGAAATCACTTTTTGAACAGACCAGGGGACGTGGTTTTGCTACAGTTTCACGTTCATTCTGGGGCATGATACTAGGACATATTGGTGTTGCAGTATTCATTGTGGGTATTACTCTTACTTCAGTCTATAGCACTGAAAAAGATCTTCGCCTTGATCCGGGTGATAGTTACGAACTGGCCGGTTTCAAGTTTCGATTCGATGGTACAACGAAGATTATCGGGAAAAATTATAGCGGAACAAAGGCCAAGCTGACCGTAACAAAAAACGGTAAGTACATTGCAACTATGGAACCGGAAAAGCGTAATTATCGGGTTCAGAAGCAGCCATTGACCGAAGCGGCGATTGATGCTGGTCTATTTCGAGACCTGTTTGTTGCCCTTGGTGAACCATTGGGTAGCAAGGGTGCCTGGAGCGTACGTATCTACCACAAACCCTTTCTTCGCTGGATCTGGCTGGGTGCGCTGATCATGGCTCTGGGGGGGTTATTTGCTGCCAGTGACAGGCGTTACAGAAAACTGGCAGGTCGGGCAAAAAAACAGCGTGCAGTAACAATTGAGGCGGTATCGTGA
- the dsbC_2 gene encoding thiol:disulfide interchange protein DsbC precursor, with product MIQKAFLLLTIAYLFAPSLSFASARWYSGDQVTRGAGLYANYCAGCHKANAEGTENWRKTVSNGKYPPPPLNGTAHAWHHSIKVLANTIRDGGIKIGGVMPAFKDKLDARQTLDVIAFIQSKWEDKVYSAWLERNPRPQQEKVSAEKNVSDKNTDIDPRITRLQEFLPGRTISTPEKTPVNGIYQVRVGSKYIYVTEDGEYALIGNLLDLKNGINLTQRAQARDNVPLLKSFPEKDLIIFTAEGKEKAAISVFSDTSCPFCKKFHKEVPSLQKAGVSVRYIPFPRGLDKGPGYKDMLSVWCSEDRNKAMNIALGVSKGKLGNGNCGADKVLRAGFELGQRVGVRGTPTIYLPDGSSISGYVAAQKIIESLTQKKIIQ from the coding sequence ATGATCCAGAAAGCCTTTTTACTACTTACCATTGCATATTTGTTTGCTCCCAGTCTGTCATTTGCTTCAGCAAGATGGTATTCAGGCGATCAGGTAACCAGGGGAGCAGGTTTATACGCAAATTACTGTGCTGGATGCCACAAGGCAAACGCAGAGGGAACCGAAAACTGGCGTAAAACAGTCAGCAATGGTAAATATCCACCACCGCCACTTAATGGCACAGCGCATGCCTGGCACCATTCAATAAAAGTTTTGGCTAATACTATCCGGGATGGGGGTATTAAGATTGGTGGTGTCATGCCGGCATTTAAAGACAAACTTGATGCCAGGCAGACACTGGATGTCATCGCTTTTATCCAGTCTAAATGGGAAGATAAAGTTTATTCGGCGTGGCTGGAACGGAATCCACGTCCACAACAGGAGAAAGTGTCTGCTGAAAAAAATGTAAGCGACAAAAATACGGACATTGATCCCCGCATAACCAGGCTGCAAGAATTTTTACCTGGCAGAACCATCAGTACGCCTGAAAAAACACCTGTAAACGGAATTTACCAGGTAAGGGTAGGAAGCAAGTATATCTATGTTACGGAAGATGGAGAGTATGCACTGATTGGTAATCTTCTGGATCTTAAGAATGGCATCAATCTTACACAGCGGGCACAGGCCAGAGATAATGTTCCCCTGCTAAAATCATTTCCTGAAAAAGACTTAATTATTTTCACGGCAGAAGGTAAAGAAAAGGCAGCAATCAGCGTTTTTTCTGATACCAGTTGTCCCTTTTGCAAGAAATTTCATAAGGAAGTCCCATCATTGCAGAAAGCCGGTGTGAGCGTGCGCTATATTCCCTTTCCTAGAGGCTTAGATAAAGGTCCAGGATATAAGGATATGCTTTCGGTCTGGTGCTCGGAAGATCGAAACAAGGCAATGAATATCGCATTGGGTGTTAGCAAGGGTAAGCTCGGAAACGGAAACTGTGGTGCTGACAAGGTTCTTCGTGCAGGTTTTGAGCTGGGTCAGAGGGTTGGTGTGCGTGGAACACCAACAATATATTTGCCCGATGGGTCTTCGATAAGCGGGTATGTAGCAGCACAAAAAATTATTGAAAGTCTTACTCAGAAAAAAATTATACAGTAA
- the ccmH gene encoding cytochrome c-type biogenesis protein CcmH precursor, which translates to MRIKRGFVPIVMVLLVISLPSLAAIDIHQFDSPEKEALYKKLTGELRCTVCQNQSIGESNADLAKDLRRKTYEMVSAGKDEQFVLDFMTQRFGDFILLRPPFQNNTLALWIGPFIILIVAVFLLIKFIRRSTNDVPLTDTDRAQAEHLLERDE; encoded by the coding sequence ATGCGCATAAAGAGAGGGTTTGTTCCCATTGTTATGGTGTTGCTTGTAATTTCATTGCCATCACTAGCCGCTATTGATATCCACCAGTTTGATAGTCCGGAAAAGGAAGCCCTGTACAAGAAGCTGACCGGAGAATTGCGTTGTACTGTTTGTCAGAATCAGTCCATCGGTGAATCCAATGCTGATTTGGCCAAAGATCTACGGCGAAAAACTTACGAAATGGTTTCTGCGGGGAAAGACGAACAGTTTGTGCTGGACTTTATGACACAGCGCTTTGGTGATTTCATTCTACTTCGCCCACCTTTCCAGAATAATACCTTAGCGCTCTGGATCGGCCCATTTATCATATTGATTGTTGCGGTGTTTTTGCTCATCAAGTTTATACGGCGATCTACGAATGATGTTCCCTTAACAGACACAGACAGGGCCCAGGCAGAACATTTACTGGAGCGAGACGAATAA
- the mtfA gene encoding protein MtfA, protein MLNNLKRWYRSTVLRDTRIPFQLWQQSTSNLFWFNRLSTKQLTRLRKLTGLFLHEKQFTAAAGMDLSEKMMVQIAAQACLLILNRKISDFDGWHEVIVYPDAFIVEFEHVDEAGVMHSSERTLGGEAWGRGPVILSWADADPDRRDAHHFGSNVVLHEFAHKLDMLNGVANGMPVLNKDMKREDWTRIFSCAYDRLLRELERGHHVSIDPYAAQSPAEFFAVVSEYFFMAPKFLQKHYPGVYGEMSLYYRQNPLKQI, encoded by the coding sequence TTGTTAAATAACCTTAAACGCTGGTATCGGTCTACGGTGCTGCGCGATACACGTATTCCATTTCAGCTCTGGCAACAGAGTACCAGCAACCTTTTCTGGTTTAATCGACTCAGTACGAAGCAGCTTACTCGGTTGCGTAAGCTGACCGGACTTTTTCTGCATGAAAAACAGTTTACTGCGGCAGCAGGGATGGATCTGTCCGAGAAAATGATGGTGCAGATTGCCGCCCAGGCCTGTCTGCTGATTCTAAATAGAAAAATTAGCGATTTTGATGGCTGGCATGAGGTCATTGTGTACCCCGATGCCTTTATTGTTGAATTTGAACACGTAGATGAAGCGGGTGTGATGCACAGTTCAGAACGAACCCTGGGTGGTGAAGCATGGGGGAGGGGGCCGGTTATCCTTTCATGGGCGGATGCGGATCCAGACAGGCGGGATGCGCACCACTTTGGGTCGAATGTTGTGCTGCATGAATTTGCTCATAAACTGGATATGCTCAATGGTGTTGCAAATGGAATGCCGGTGTTAAATAAAGATATGAAAAGGGAAGACTGGACCCGCATATTTAGCTGTGCATATGATCGTTTGCTCAGAGAGCTGGAACGCGGTCATCATGTTTCTATTGATCCCTATGCAGCACAAAGTCCCGCAGAGTTTTTCGCCGTGGTGTCAGAGTACTTCTTTATGGCACCCAAATTTTTACAGAAGCACTACCCGGGTGTATACGGGGAGATGTCTTTGTACTATCGCCAGAACCCATTGAAACAGATTTAA
- the dsbE gene encoding thiol:disulfide interchange protein DsbE: MKRYLIPFAIFVVLVVFLAIGLKLDPTYIPSPFIGKPAPEFNLPDLHNPDQRLKASDLKGQVWLLNVWASWCTACRAEHPVIQRLAAMNIAPVYGLNYKDKPEDAKKWLRELGDPYKANLVDRNGDVGIDWGVYGVPETFVIDKKGIIRYKYIGPINNRVVDDEIVPLLRKLNAEAG, encoded by the coding sequence GTGAAACGGTATCTTATTCCCTTTGCGATTTTTGTTGTCCTGGTTGTCTTTCTGGCTATTGGCCTGAAGCTGGATCCGACTTATATTCCCTCGCCGTTTATTGGTAAGCCAGCCCCCGAATTTAATTTGCCCGATTTGCACAATCCCGATCAACGCCTCAAGGCCTCAGACTTGAAGGGCCAGGTGTGGTTGTTGAATGTATGGGCTTCCTGGTGTACAGCCTGTCGCGCTGAGCATCCGGTGATCCAACGTCTGGCCGCAATGAATATTGCTCCAGTATATGGTTTGAACTACAAGGACAAACCAGAAGATGCCAAAAAATGGCTGCGGGAACTGGGTGATCCTTATAAAGCAAATCTGGTGGACAGGAATGGTGACGTAGGTATTGACTGGGGGGTTTACGGTGTACCGGAAACCTTCGTCATCGATAAAAAGGGGATTATTCGATACAAGTATATAGGGCCGATAAACAATAGGGTTGTCGATGATGAAATTGTGCCCCTGTTGCGGAAATTAAACGCGGAGGCGGGTTAG
- the ccmC gene encoding heme exporter protein C, whose protein sequence is MSSKTFNWFKYSSPVNFYPLAGKLVPWFSIISVILIFIGLYMGFFVAPADYKQGEGYRIIFVHVPASWMSMFIYLVMAFWAILGVVFNTRVSGMMVQALAPTGAMFTFLALWTGAFWGKPMWGAWWVWDARLTSELILFFLYIGYIALHSSIDDNRRADRASAILVLVGVINIPIIYYSVKWWNTLHQGASISLKSGSSMASTMLIAMLIMALGFWAYSIAIALARVRSIILERERDTRWVSELPEINQ, encoded by the coding sequence ATGAGTTCAAAAACATTCAACTGGTTTAAATATTCCTCACCGGTTAATTTTTACCCGCTGGCGGGGAAACTTGTGCCGTGGTTTTCAATCATTTCTGTTATACTTATTTTCATTGGTTTGTATATGGGCTTTTTCGTTGCACCCGCGGATTACAAGCAGGGCGAGGGCTATCGGATTATTTTTGTCCATGTGCCGGCATCCTGGATGTCGATGTTTATTTACCTGGTGATGGCCTTCTGGGCCATTCTGGGTGTGGTTTTTAATACGCGTGTTTCTGGCATGATGGTACAGGCACTGGCACCTACCGGTGCTATGTTTACGTTTCTTGCGCTGTGGACGGGTGCTTTCTGGGGCAAACCCATGTGGGGGGCCTGGTGGGTTTGGGATGCGCGACTGACCTCGGAACTGATCCTGTTTTTCCTTTATATTGGCTATATTGCATTGCATTCTTCGATTGATGATAACCGGCGGGCAGATCGTGCAAGTGCTATTCTGGTACTGGTTGGGGTCATTAATATTCCCATAATCTATTATTCGGTAAAATGGTGGAATACCCTGCATCAGGGGGCCTCAATCAGCTTGAAATCCGGTTCTAGCATGGCATCTACTATGCTGATCGCAATGTTGATTATGGCGCTGGGTTTCTGGGCTTATAGTATTGCCATAGCCCTGGCAAGAGTACGTTCGATTATTCTCGAACGTGAGCGGGACACCCGCTGGGTAAGTGAATTACCTGAGATAAATCAATGA
- the nrfG gene encoding formate-dependent nitrite reductase complex subunit NrfG has protein sequence MSFWILTISMVAAGLLLLTPAMLGRKTIKLGDDREQNITIARERMQELKAELQAGTLTEDTYQQTLEELEKSLLIDVADVESISGKTSTRSTGMMLIAVLVIVPVLSFGMYNMLGSPQYLNVVGPAKYPATPPSVATTRAGELPSMEEMISSLKKKIAENPKDPDGWYLLGRLYVAKEQFSDSVKAYEKLVEVTDRQPAALVVLADSIAMTQGGDLSGRPLQLITEALEKEPSNSTALWIAGQAAANKKQYIEAIDYWQRAAQGLKEHKEMLDELSTMISEAVILAKEAGMDVPEITLPEPLLPASISIGVTIDPSLQDKIQENDVLFIFARAVSGPPIPLAAIKRKASELPLTIVLDDSSLLRPDISLVDFKELKIAARISHSGQPAAESGDLQSQPQLVNPTSNPRIILKIDKLVP, from the coding sequence ATGTCATTCTGGATTTTAACGATAAGCATGGTAGCTGCTGGTCTTTTGTTACTTACCCCGGCCATGCTTGGTAGAAAAACTATAAAGCTGGGTGATGATCGTGAACAAAATATCACAATTGCCAGAGAGCGGATGCAGGAACTGAAGGCCGAGCTGCAAGCCGGAACATTGACTGAGGACACTTATCAACAGACACTGGAAGAGCTTGAGAAAAGCCTGCTCATTGATGTTGCAGATGTAGAAAGTATATCGGGAAAGACCTCTACTCGATCTACTGGAATGATGTTGATTGCAGTGCTTGTCATTGTGCCGGTACTGAGTTTTGGTATGTATAACATGCTGGGTTCGCCCCAGTATCTCAATGTTGTCGGGCCGGCAAAATACCCAGCAACTCCTCCCAGTGTTGCCACTACCAGGGCAGGAGAATTACCTTCAATGGAGGAAATGATCAGCAGTCTGAAAAAGAAAATAGCTGAGAATCCGAAAGATCCTGATGGCTGGTATTTGCTTGGACGTTTATATGTGGCTAAGGAGCAGTTTTCTGACTCGGTTAAGGCCTATGAAAAACTGGTTGAGGTCACTGACCGTCAGCCTGCTGCTCTGGTAGTACTGGCAGATTCAATTGCCATGACCCAGGGTGGCGACTTGTCAGGACGTCCTCTACAGTTAATAACAGAAGCGCTCGAAAAGGAGCCATCAAATTCCACAGCTTTGTGGATAGCAGGGCAGGCGGCAGCCAATAAGAAACAATATATTGAGGCCATTGATTACTGGCAGCGTGCTGCCCAGGGTTTAAAAGAACACAAAGAGATGTTGGATGAGTTGAGCACAATGATTAGCGAAGCAGTTATTTTAGCGAAAGAAGCTGGCATGGATGTCCCTGAGATAACTCTACCGGAACCTCTCTTACCTGCCTCAATTTCCATTGGTGTAACTATTGATCCTTCCTTGCAGGATAAGATTCAGGAAAATGATGTTCTGTTTATATTTGCCAGAGCAGTTTCCGGCCCACCGATACCGCTGGCTGCGATTAAGCGCAAGGCCAGTGAATTACCGCTGACTATAGTGCTGGATGATTCATCTTTACTGCGTCCGGATATCAGCCTGGTGGATTTTAAGGAATTGAAAATTGCTGCACGGATTTCGCATAGTGGACAGCCTGCCGCAGAAAGCGGTGACCTGCAGAGTCAGCCTCAGCTGGTTAACCCCACATCAAATCCCAGGATTATTCTGAAGATTGATAAGCTAGTGCCCTGA
- the ccmB gene encoding heme exporter protein B, protein MFKAFYTVVMRDLLLAMRNRSDILTTLFFFVIAISLFPLGIGPELNTLREIAPGVFWVAALLASMLALERLFAIDFADGTLEQLLLTPQPTTLLVLAKVLAHWLITGVPLVLLSPLLGLQYDLSSEAIQALMLTLLLGTPSLSLIGAIGAALTLGLRGGGVLVSLLVLPLYIPVLIFGAGAVEATVSGLGGAGHISMLGAIFLLSLVMAPLATVAALRVSAE, encoded by the coding sequence ATGTTTAAGGCATTTTATACCGTTGTTATGCGTGATCTGCTGCTGGCGATGCGCAACCGCTCAGATATTCTAACGACCCTGTTCTTCTTTGTTATCGCAATAAGTCTGTTCCCGCTGGGCATCGGGCCGGAACTGAATACCTTGCGCGAAATTGCCCCCGGTGTATTCTGGGTTGCCGCATTACTGGCTTCAATGCTGGCCCTGGAACGTTTGTTTGCCATCGACTTTGCTGATGGCACATTGGAGCAATTATTGTTGACACCGCAGCCGACAACACTTCTGGTGCTGGCAAAAGTACTGGCCCATTGGCTGATAACTGGTGTGCCATTAGTATTACTGTCACCTCTGCTTGGGTTACAATACGACCTCTCATCGGAAGCGATACAGGCGTTGATGCTGACATTATTGCTCGGGACACCATCATTGAGCCTTATCGGGGCCATCGGTGCAGCATTGACACTTGGTTTGCGTGGTGGTGGTGTGCTGGTTTCCTTACTGGTACTACCGTTGTATATTCCTGTCCTCATTTTCGGCGCTGGCGCCGTGGAAGCCACTGTTTCAGGGCTAGGCGGGGCAGGGCACATTTCTATGCTGGGTGCGATTTTTTTGTTGAGTCTCGTTATGGCACCACTGGCTACAGTTGCAGCGCTTCGTGTATCAGCTGAATAG
- the efeU gene encoding ferrous iron permease EfeU precursor, producing the protein MKIYILLLCTLLLPVTANASTDIQQLLQLVDYIGVDYSGAVNDGEITHAGEYDEMRDFSKAIFEQSQSLAASARKAEIVELSRQLIIQVNTKGEAADINRISAAIRTILISAYDVAVIPARGPDLQRAEQLYANLCSSCHGDSGMGNGPAAINMDPPPAVFTDYNRYRERTVYGLFNTITQGVTGTQMKAYPQLSDIDRWGLAFLTGSMAQTDELEKRGAAVYARDGISNIPLDLAKLTTTTPAQIEAGYGTKGLALMAYLRSRPDVLFSRGNAASLEFAKEKMSESLDAYRENKTKLAYKLAVQAYLEGFELTENGLNAIDPGLRASIEGSMTAYRNLIRDSVPATELEAETLRIQMLLQTAEDKLNRIHLSGGAAFASAMVILLREGLEALLVIAALAAFLIKTGRRDALRWLYGGVFVALSLGAVTWWASTYVIDISGMQREMTEGIAALLAAAVLFYVGFWLHSKTGAIQWKEFIEHSIQKALNKSTLWGLSGLAFIAVYREILETVLFYQALWIQTENSGQHMIFTGFLVASAILVVVAWIILRYSTRLPLRQFFAVTSIFMFLMAIVFAGKGIAALQEAGKLALDPVSFPTIDLLGIYPNIQGLLVQLALLTIAILMWLRPNENKVQTS; encoded by the coding sequence ATGAAAATATATATTCTACTGCTTTGCACTTTGTTATTACCCGTAACCGCAAACGCTTCGACTGATATTCAGCAGTTGTTGCAACTGGTTGATTACATCGGCGTGGATTACTCTGGTGCTGTTAATGATGGTGAGATTACTCATGCAGGGGAATATGATGAAATGAGAGATTTTTCCAAAGCCATATTCGAGCAATCACAGTCATTAGCTGCATCGGCACGAAAAGCCGAAATTGTAGAATTATCGCGGCAGTTGATCATACAGGTAAATACAAAAGGTGAAGCCGCTGATATAAACAGGATATCTGCTGCTATCCGTACCATTCTGATTTCGGCTTATGATGTTGCGGTCATTCCGGCACGAGGGCCTGATCTGCAGAGAGCGGAGCAGTTATATGCTAATCTCTGCAGTAGTTGCCATGGAGATTCTGGCATGGGAAATGGCCCTGCAGCGATCAACATGGACCCCCCGCCTGCCGTATTTACCGATTACAATCGTTATCGTGAACGAACAGTCTACGGCCTCTTTAATACGATAACTCAGGGTGTCACCGGTACACAGATGAAGGCCTACCCGCAGCTAAGTGATATCGACCGCTGGGGTCTGGCTTTTTTAACCGGTTCTATGGCCCAGACTGACGAATTAGAAAAGCGGGGTGCGGCTGTGTATGCCAGGGATGGGATAAGTAATATTCCACTGGATCTGGCTAAGCTAACCACGACTACACCAGCACAAATTGAAGCAGGTTACGGCACCAAGGGGCTGGCTTTAATGGCCTATCTGCGCAGCCGACCGGATGTATTATTTAGTCGCGGTAATGCAGCCTCGCTAGAATTTGCAAAAGAAAAAATGTCAGAGAGTCTCGATGCCTATCGGGAAAATAAAACAAAGTTGGCATACAAACTTGCCGTGCAGGCCTATCTCGAGGGTTTTGAACTAACTGAAAATGGTCTCAACGCTATTGATCCCGGACTCCGTGCGTCAATAGAAGGGTCAATGACGGCCTATCGAAACCTGATTCGTGATAGCGTGCCAGCAACTGAACTTGAGGCAGAAACACTACGCATCCAGATGTTACTGCAAACAGCAGAAGATAAGCTCAACAGGATCCATCTCAGTGGCGGTGCTGCATTCGCCAGCGCCATGGTTATTCTGTTGCGTGAAGGACTCGAGGCCCTGCTGGTTATTGCTGCACTTGCTGCATTCCTGATCAAAACTGGTCGCCGGGATGCATTAAGATGGTTGTATGGTGGTGTTTTTGTGGCACTGTCACTGGGCGCGGTTACGTGGTGGGCTTCGACTTATGTAATAGATATTTCCGGTATGCAGCGTGAAATGACAGAGGGTATTGCTGCTCTGCTAGCGGCGGCTGTACTTTTTTACGTTGGTTTCTGGTTGCACAGTAAGACCGGCGCTATACAGTGGAAGGAATTTATCGAACACAGTATTCAGAAGGCACTCAATAAGAGTACACTCTGGGGCCTGAGCGGGCTGGCATTTATTGCTGTTTATCGGGAGATACTGGAAACAGTACTATTTTACCAGGCATTGTGGATTCAGACTGAAAATTCCGGTCAGCACATGATTTTTACCGGCTTCCTTGTTGCCTCTGCCATTCTTGTTGTAGTCGCCTGGATCATCCTGCGTTATTCTACCCGTCTGCCGTTACGACAATTTTTTGCTGTTACCAGCATTTTCATGTTTCTGATGGCTATTGTATTCGCCGGTAAGGGAATAGCCGCTCTGCAGGAGGCCGGAAAACTGGCATTGGATCCTGTTAGCTTTCCGACTATAGATTTATTAGGAATCTATCCTAATATTCAGGGGCTGCTGGTACAATTAGCGTTACTGACTATTGCAATACTTATGTGGCTTAGGCCGAATGAGAACAAAGTTCAAACAAGTTAG